One part of the Populus alba chromosome 18, ASM523922v2, whole genome shotgun sequence genome encodes these proteins:
- the LOC118059457 gene encoding uncharacterized protein, with protein sequence MYPADARSYDAGDDHPSLDASEIPTFFKTMVPTVARIYNVFESGTLSLFAAGVVISPYGHILTINIGTGTNRTGMHVCFKDDDDDEGFKAAICHEYADHPFLLLKLESEREDFPYARLATSAAVKGCEIHFIHVFFNNAYGYLKGMVSCPNRNLSSIIMSKEVQQIVAPSIKHAYHERVPIQFVEVGAIYGSEHVCGTPFFSKNGTVVGIYYLSAFNLAYGFNLDYLETMSPAWEEKITECQPARRTKLTSDGLASGSQSGGQRAM encoded by the exons ATGTATCCGGCTGATGCTCGATCCTATGATGCAGGAGACGATCATCCATCCCTGGATGCTTCTGAGATACcaacttttttcaaaaccatGGTGCCCACTGTTGCTCGAatctataatgtttttgaatccGGCACGCTATCCTTGTTTGCAGCTGGTGTTGTGATCTCACCTTATGGCCACATCCTTACTATCAACATCGGCACCGGCACTAACAGAACAGGAATGCATGTTTGTtttaaagatgatgatgatgatgaaggatTCAAGGCGGCTATCTGTCATGAATATGCTGATCATCCTTTTTTACTGCTCAAGTTGGAGTCAGAGAGGGAGGACTTTCCCTATGCACGCCTCGCTACCTCTGCAGCTGTAAAAGGCTGTGAGATTCATTTTATTCATGTCTTTTTTAATAATGCGTATGGATATCTTAAAGGAATGGTTTCATGTCCGAACAGAAACTTGTCATCTATTATCATGAGTAAAGAAGTGCAACAAATAGTTGCACCTAGCATTAAGCATGCTTATCACGAGAGAGTTCCGATACAATTTGTGGAGGTAGGAGCTATTTATGGCAGCGAGCATGTGTGTGGCACCCCATTTTTTAGCAAGAATGGGACTGTTGTTGGTATCTACTATTTGAGTGCCTTTAATCTAGCTTATGGATTTAATCTGGATTACCTGGAGACGATGTCTCCTGCTTGGGAGGAAAAGATAACGGAGTGTCAACCAGCAAGGCGGACCAAACTTACCTCC GACGGATTGGCCTCCGGTTCTCAATCTGGGGGGCAGCGTGCTATGTAA
- the LOC118059461 gene encoding serine/threonine-protein kinase STY13, translating into MIGKMVEGPKFTGIIGGNTNNENNYYDFTQGFYQKLGEGTNMSIDSLQTSNAGGSVSMSVDNSSVGSSDSLTHILSHPGLKPVNHHYSGTVGQSVFRPGKVTHALNDDALAQALMNPKYPTEGLQNYDEWTIDLRKLNMGTAFAQGAFGKLYRGTYNGEDVAIKILERPENSPEKAQVMEQQFQQEVMMLANLKHPNIVRFIGGCRKPMVWCIVTEYAKGGSVRQFLTRRQNRAVPLKLAVKQALDVARGMAYVHALGFIHRDLKSDNLLISADKSIKIADFGVARIEVQTEGMTPETGTYRWMAPEMIQHRPYTQKVDVYSFGIVLWELITGLLPFQNMTAVQAAFAVVNKGVRPVIPNDCLPVLSEIMTRCWDTNPEVRPPFTEIVRMLENAETEILTTVRKARFRCCMTQPMTVD; encoded by the exons CAACTACTATGATTTCACACAAGGGTTTTACCAAAAGCTTGGTGAAGGTACCAACATGTCCATAGACAGTTTACAAACAAGCAATGCCGGTGGATCTGTCTCAATGTCAGTGGATAATAGTAGTGTGGGATCCAGTGATTCTCTAACCCACATCTTAAGCCATCCAGGATTAAAACCTGTCAATCACCACTATAGTGGGACGGTGGGACAGAGTGTGTTTCGTCCAGGGAAGGTCACCCATGCACTAAATGATGATGCATTAGCTCAAGCATTGATGAATCCTAAGTATCCAACTGAGGGGTTGCAGAATTACGATGAATGGACGATTGATTTGAGAAAACTCAATATGGGTACAGCGTTTGCCCAAGGTGCTTTTGGAAAGCTATATAGAGGCACGTATAATGGGGAGGATGTTGCAATTAAGATATTAGAGAGGCCAGAAAATAGCCCAGAGAAGGCACAAGTGATGGAGCAGCAGTTCCAACAAGAGGTTATGATGCTTGCAAATTTAAAGCACCCAAACATCGTGCGGTTTATTGGTGGCTGCCGTAAGCCCATGGTTTGGTGTATTGTGACGGAATATGCAAAGGGAGGGTCAGTTAGGCAGTTTCTGACAAGGAGGCAAAATCGGGCAGTGCCATTGAAATTGGCTGTTAAGCAAGCACTAGATGTTGCAAGGGGAATGGCTTATGTTCATGCACTTGGATTTATACACCGGGATTTGAAGTCAGATAACCTTTTGATTTCGGCCgataaatctataaaaattgCTGATTTTGGTGTTGCAAGAATTGAGGTGCAGACTGAGGGGATGACACCAGAAACTGGGACATACCGTTGGATGGCTCC AGAGATGATTCAGCACAGGCCCTATACACAAAAGGTGGATGTGTATAGCTTTGGTATTGTCCTTTGGGAGCTCATAACAGGTTTGCTTCCCTTCCAGAACATGACAGCAGTGCAGGCAGCATTTGCTGTTGTGAACAAGGGGGTAAGGCCAGTTATACCAAATGATTGTCTCCCTGTACTGAGTGAAATCATGACGCGCTGCTGGGATACCAATCCTGAAGTCCGTCCTCCCTTCACCGAGATCGTCAGGATGCTTGAGAATGCTGAGACTGAGATCTTGACCACCGTGCGCAAGGCACGTTTCAGATGTTGCATGACTCAACCCATGACAGTTGACTGA